A stretch of Candidatus Sphingomonas phytovorans DNA encodes these proteins:
- a CDS encoding aldehyde dehydrogenase (NADP(+)), which yields MTINGEMFIGARAVRGTQGEIRAVQAETGESMEPAFGGATLEDLDAACALADSAFDAYRETSPEDRARFLEAIADNIMGIGDELIERAMAESGLPRGRLEGERGRTCGQLRLFAQVVRDGHYLDVRIDHADPARTPAPKPDLRLRNIPVGPVAVFGASNFPLAFSVAGGDTASALAAGCPVVAKAHSAHPGTSELVGRAVRKAVADCGLPEGVFSLLFDSGRTIGQGLVADARIKAAGFTGSRGGGTALMKIAQNRAEPIPVYAEMSSINPVILFPNALAAKAESTARAFVGSLTLGAGQFCTNPGLILGIDGPDLDTFVAAAAAALGDMPAATMLTPGIAKAYQTGVEAIGSHNTVETVARGKAGHHCQGQAGLFQTSAEDFLAHHELQDEIFGAASLIVRCADLETVTNVVDHLEGQLTGAIHIVEADHPEAAKLIPHLERKVGRILVNGFGTGVEVAHAMVHGGPYPSTADGRSTSVGSKAIDRFLRPVSYQDLPDDLLPAALKQANPLGIERLVDGKR from the coding sequence ATGACGATCAACGGCGAAATGTTCATCGGCGCGCGCGCCGTGCGCGGCACCCAGGGCGAGATTCGCGCGGTCCAGGCGGAGACCGGCGAGTCGATGGAGCCCGCATTCGGCGGCGCCACGCTTGAGGATCTCGATGCCGCCTGCGCCCTCGCCGACTCAGCGTTCGACGCCTATCGCGAGACCTCACCCGAGGATCGCGCCAGGTTCCTCGAAGCCATCGCCGACAATATCATGGGCATCGGCGACGAACTGATCGAGCGCGCCATGGCCGAGAGCGGCCTGCCGCGCGGCCGCCTCGAGGGCGAGCGCGGTCGGACGTGCGGCCAGCTCCGCCTGTTCGCCCAGGTCGTGCGCGACGGCCATTATCTCGACGTGCGCATCGACCATGCCGATCCGGCGCGGACCCCGGCGCCGAAACCCGACCTGCGCCTGCGCAACATCCCGGTCGGCCCGGTCGCCGTGTTCGGCGCGTCCAACTTCCCGCTCGCCTTCTCGGTCGCGGGGGGAGACACCGCCTCGGCGCTCGCCGCCGGCTGCCCGGTCGTTGCCAAGGCGCACAGCGCGCATCCCGGCACCTCCGAACTGGTCGGCCGCGCGGTGCGCAAAGCCGTCGCCGATTGCGGCCTGCCCGAAGGCGTCTTCTCGCTGTTGTTCGATTCCGGCCGCACCATCGGCCAGGGCCTGGTTGCCGACGCGCGCATCAAGGCGGCCGGCTTCACCGGCTCGCGTGGCGGCGGCACGGCGCTGATGAAGATCGCGCAGAACCGTGCCGAGCCGATCCCGGTCTATGCCGAGATGAGCTCGATCAACCCGGTCATCCTGTTCCCGAACGCGCTCGCGGCGAAGGCTGAATCGACCGCCAGGGCGTTCGTCGGCTCGCTGACACTGGGCGCCGGGCAGTTCTGCACCAACCCCGGCCTGATCCTCGGCATCGACGGCCCCGATCTCGACACCTTCGTCGCGGCGGCGGCGGCGGCGCTGGGCGACATGCCGGCAGCGACGATGCTCACCCCGGGCATCGCGAAGGCCTATCAGACGGGCGTCGAGGCGATCGGCAGCCACAACACCGTCGAGACGGTCGCGCGTGGCAAGGCCGGGCATCACTGCCAGGGCCAGGCCGGCCTGTTCCAGACCAGCGCCGAGGATTTCCTCGCTCATCACGAGCTGCAGGATGAAATCTTCGGCGCCGCGTCGCTGATCGTGCGCTGCGCCGATCTGGAGACGGTGACCAATGTCGTCGATCATCTCGAGGGCCAGCTCACCGGGGCGATCCACATCGTCGAGGCTGATCATCCCGAGGCGGCGAAGCTGATCCCGCATCTTGAGCGCAAGGTCGGCCGCATCCTGGTCAACGGCTTCGGCACCGGCGTGGAAGTGGCCCATGCCATGGTCCATGGCGGACCCTATCCCTCGACCGCCGATGGCCGCTCGACCTCGGTCGGCAGCAAGGCGATCGATCGCTTCCTGCGGCCTGTCTCCTACCAGGATCTGCCTGACGATCTGCTCCCGGCGGCGCTGAAGCAGGCCAACCCGCTTGGGATCGAGCGCCTCGTGGACGGCAAGCGCTGA
- a CDS encoding NAD(P)H-dependent oxidoreductase: MGVRLVGISGSLRRHSYNAGLLRAAREAMPEGHELAIHTIAGVPLYNGDVEAAEGIPAAVAVLKDAVAEADGLLLVTPEYNNGVPGVFKNAIDWMSRPASDIPRVFGGKPVALIGASPGNFGTILSQNGWLPTLRTLGAELWSGQKLMVSGAGQAFDGEGNLIDDAVRARLARFVAGFVASL, translated from the coding sequence ATGGGCGTGCGGCTGGTCGGCATTTCGGGAAGCCTGAGGCGGCATTCCTACAATGCCGGCCTGTTGCGGGCGGCGCGGGAGGCGATGCCGGAGGGCCACGAACTGGCGATCCATACGATCGCCGGCGTCCCGCTCTACAATGGCGATGTCGAGGCGGCGGAGGGCATTCCCGCCGCCGTCGCCGTGCTGAAGGATGCGGTGGCCGAAGCCGACGGGTTGCTGCTCGTCACGCCTGAGTACAACAACGGCGTGCCGGGCGTGTTCAAGAACGCGATCGACTGGATGTCGCGCCCGGCCTCCGACATCCCCCGCGTGTTCGGCGGCAAGCCCGTCGCGCTGATCGGCGCGTCGCCCGGCAATTTCGGGACGATCCTGTCGCAGAATGGCTGGTTGCCGACGCTGCGAACGCTCGGTGCCGAGCTGTGGAGCGGCCAGAAGCTGATGGTCTCGGGCGCCGGCCAGGCGTTCGACGGCGAAGGCAACCTGATCGACGATGCCGTGCGCGCCAGGCTTGCGCGGTTCGTGGCGGGCTTCGTCGCTTCGCTCTGA
- a CDS encoding ABC transporter permease, with protein MWRNYLTVGLRALAKNRAYAFINIAGLALGIAACLLILGFVRYEFSYDGWLPNADRTFELQDFYSPTESGGQEMKLQVTSYAAGVALKKDFPQIERAIYVKGTSVVVLKDGQPSTVQDTLLADGPLFSVVEVPFIHGDPAHALDDPHAMALGETQARILFGNGNPIGRTVTLMFGDVTADYRVTGVYKDMPRNTSLAMNMVVRFDPQAFFAKSPFVLTSWNSQAGNYLVRLKPGVDVNTINAALPAWEKRNIPDEDNGTRKQNAGDNQDWKLVNLRDIHLGEAQMATMRPGNDKTTIITFAIVALLIMAMACVNFTNLATARATQRAREVALRKVLGATRRQLITQFIGESILLAAIAMLVALAVVEITLPGLNTFLKADISLRYFAFDGLIFPVIGLTLLVGLAGGVYPALVLSRFEPARVLKANKSAADAEGSGRLRNVLVIGQFAVSIGLIICTSIVYAQTVYARTSDAGYKRDGLIQIGSVGRPQAEAVARPLMEEMRRIPGVTAVARSTISVNGGNNAVTTVSLPGSSNPVALGVYGADPDFFKAMGIRLIAGRTFSESQPRDDATTPQPAQPEAERALVQRGLNIILSEEAAHRLGFAQAETALGKTVMASIVDGEYGLVPATVIGIVADARYRSARDPLQPMFYFYQTNGYNSMAVRFQGVEPKLAYDQVAAAWKRQVPDVPFDAKFVDDIVRDLYNADEARAKLFGAFAILAVVIGCLGLFGLASFTAERRTKEIGIRKVLGARTGDILRLLVWQFSQPVLIANLIAWPIAWWVMRGWLNGFESRISLTPVPFLVAGLLAVMIAIGTISAHAWRVARTSPIRALRYE; from the coding sequence ATGTGGCGCAACTACCTGACCGTCGGCCTTCGCGCGCTCGCCAAGAACCGCGCCTATGCCTTCATCAACATCGCGGGCCTCGCGCTCGGCATCGCGGCATGCCTGCTGATCCTCGGCTTCGTACGCTACGAATTCAGCTACGATGGCTGGCTGCCTAATGCCGACCGCACCTTCGAGCTGCAGGATTTCTATAGCCCGACCGAGTCCGGCGGCCAGGAGATGAAGCTTCAGGTGACGAGCTATGCCGCCGGCGTCGCGCTGAAGAAGGACTTCCCCCAGATCGAGCGTGCGATCTATGTGAAGGGCACCAGCGTCGTCGTGCTCAAGGACGGCCAGCCCTCGACGGTCCAGGATACGCTCCTTGCCGACGGCCCGCTGTTCAGCGTGGTGGAGGTGCCCTTCATTCATGGCGACCCCGCACATGCGCTCGATGATCCGCATGCGATGGCGCTGGGCGAGACGCAGGCCAGGATCCTGTTCGGCAACGGCAACCCGATCGGCCGCACGGTGACCCTGATGTTCGGCGATGTCACCGCCGACTACCGCGTGACGGGCGTGTACAAGGACATGCCCAGGAACACGTCGCTCGCGATGAACATGGTCGTGCGCTTCGATCCCCAGGCCTTTTTCGCCAAGTCCCCGTTCGTGCTCACAAGCTGGAACAGCCAGGCCGGCAACTATCTCGTCCGCCTGAAGCCCGGCGTCGACGTGAACACGATCAACGCCGCGCTACCCGCCTGGGAAAAGCGCAACATTCCCGACGAGGACAATGGCACGCGCAAGCAGAATGCGGGCGACAACCAGGACTGGAAACTCGTCAACCTCCGCGACATCCATCTCGGCGAGGCACAGATGGCCACGATGCGGCCGGGCAATGACAAGACGACGATCATCACCTTCGCCATCGTCGCGCTGCTGATCATGGCCATGGCATGCGTCAACTTCACCAACCTCGCCACCGCCCGCGCCACCCAGCGCGCCCGGGAAGTCGCGCTGCGCAAAGTGCTCGGCGCGACACGCCGGCAGCTCATCACCCAGTTCATCGGTGAATCGATCCTGCTCGCGGCGATCGCGATGCTGGTGGCGCTGGCCGTGGTGGAGATCACCCTGCCCGGCCTCAACACCTTCCTGAAGGCGGACATCTCGCTGCGCTATTTCGCGTTCGACGGGCTGATCTTCCCGGTGATCGGCCTCACCCTGCTCGTCGGGCTGGCGGGTGGCGTCTATCCGGCGCTCGTCCTGTCGCGCTTCGAACCGGCGCGCGTGCTGAAGGCCAACAAGTCCGCTGCCGACGCCGAAGGCTCCGGGCGGCTGCGCAATGTCCTGGTGATCGGCCAGTTCGCCGTGTCGATCGGGCTGATCATCTGCACCTCGATCGTCTATGCCCAGACCGTTTACGCACGCACCAGCGACGCCGGATACAAGCGTGACGGGCTGATCCAGATCGGGAGCGTCGGCCGGCCCCAGGCGGAAGCCGTGGCACGGCCGCTGATGGAGGAGATGAGGCGCATTCCGGGCGTCACCGCCGTCGCCCGCTCGACCATCTCGGTCAATGGCGGCAACAATGCGGTGACCACGGTCAGCCTGCCGGGTAGCTCGAATCCGGTCGCGCTCGGCGTGTACGGGGCCGATCCGGATTTCTTCAAGGCAATGGGCATCAGGCTGATCGCCGGCCGCACCTTCTCCGAGAGCCAGCCGCGCGACGACGCGACCACACCTCAGCCGGCCCAGCCCGAGGCTGAGCGGGCACTGGTCCAGCGTGGGTTGAATATCATCCTGAGCGAGGAGGCGGCGCATCGGCTCGGTTTCGCCCAGGCGGAGACGGCGCTCGGCAAGACGGTGATGGCCAGTATAGTCGACGGCGAATATGGCCTGGTGCCGGCGACCGTGATCGGCATCGTCGCCGATGCCCGGTATCGCTCAGCGCGCGACCCGTTGCAGCCGATGTTCTATTTCTACCAGACCAACGGTTACAACAGCATGGCGGTACGCTTCCAGGGTGTCGAACCCAAGCTGGCCTATGACCAGGTCGCCGCGGCGTGGAAGCGCCAGGTGCCCGACGTGCCGTTCGACGCCAAGTTCGTCGACGATATCGTGCGCGATCTCTACAACGCCGACGAGGCACGGGCGAAACTGTTCGGCGCCTTCGCGATCCTCGCGGTGGTGATCGGATGCCTCGGCCTGTTCGGCCTCGCGTCCTTCACCGCGGAGCGGCGCACCAAGGAGATCGGCATCCGCAAGGTGCTGGGAGCCCGCACCGGCGACATCCTGCGACTGCTGGTGTGGCAGTTCAGCCAGCCGGTGCTGATCGCGAACCTGATCGCCTGGCCGATCGCCTGGTGGGTGATGCGCGGGTGGCTCAACGGGTTCGAAAGCCGGATCTCGCTGACCCCGGTGCCGTTCCTGGTGGCCGGCCTGCTCGCCGTGATGATCGCGATTGGGACCATCTCGGCCCATGCCTGGCGCGTCGCGCGCACCAGCCCGATCCGCGCGCTGCGCTACGAATGA
- a CDS encoding ABC transporter ATP-binding protein, which translates to MLEMRALSRAYRSDTIETTALDAIDLEIADGEFVAVMGPSGCGKSTLLNLMGMLDSPTSGSYVFNGQEVAGLGEGRLAEVRKANIGFIFQSFNLVDELSVRENIELALLYHDVSAAERKRRTDVVMDRVGIAHRARHRPSQLSGGQQQRVAVARALVAEPKLILADEPTGNLDTNHGDEVMRMLQQLNAEGSTIVMVTHSPAHADYASRVVNMLDGRILQQHRRAA; encoded by the coding sequence ATGCTTGAGATGCGCGCGCTTTCACGGGCCTACCGCTCCGATACGATCGAGACGACCGCGCTCGACGCGATCGACCTTGAAATAGCCGATGGCGAATTCGTCGCGGTGATGGGTCCATCGGGCTGCGGCAAGTCGACGTTGCTCAACCTGATGGGCATGCTCGATTCGCCGACGAGCGGCTCCTATGTGTTCAACGGCCAGGAGGTTGCCGGCCTCGGCGAGGGCAGGCTGGCCGAGGTGCGCAAGGCGAATATCGGCTTCATCTTCCAGAGCTTCAATCTCGTCGACGAGCTGTCGGTGCGCGAGAATATCGAGCTGGCGCTGCTGTATCACGACGTATCAGCCGCCGAGCGCAAGCGCCGCACCGATGTGGTGATGGACCGGGTCGGCATCGCCCACCGCGCCCGCCATCGGCCAAGCCAGCTTTCGGGCGGCCAGCAGCAGCGAGTCGCCGTCGCTCGCGCGCTGGTCGCGGAACCCAAGCTGATCCTCGCCGACGAGCCGACCGGCAACCTCGACACCAATCACGGCGACGAGGTGATGCGTATGCTTCAGCAACTCAACGCAGAAGGCTCGACCATCGTGATGGTCACGCACTCCCCCGCCCATGCCGACTATGCCAGCCGGGTCGTCAACATGCTCGACGGCCGAATCCTGCAACAGCACCGCCGCGCCGCCTGA
- a CDS encoding efflux RND transporter periplasmic adaptor subunit yields the protein MSVVHMKGDQPGDRPVTGSGMDRVVETRKLSRRTKIMIGAGTLLVAAVLFWFLAPRAGSQTVAADRLTISPVRTGKFEDFIPLRARVTPLLTVYLDSIEGGRVEKVIAEDGASLAKGELIVELSNAELQLSTLARQTEVEQQINNMRSQELALAQTRLANERSMIDADLAATKARRQYEREQPLAARGFVSGKQFNDTRDDYLSTQRRMDAVHRSQATDEKLQGSQLAQQRASAASMQSSLSLARANLDALNLRAPVAGQLSGFSIQVGQSLKPGERIGQIDSPGRNKLMAGVDEFYLGRVQLGQKASVDWNGKNFAARVTKIYPQVQNGQFQVDLQFLGTEPANIQRGQTLQAKLTLGDPAPARLIPAGAFYNETGGNWVFVVSPDGGSAMKRPVRLGRRNPDSIEVLEGLDPGEHVITSPYTGFADKDRLDLTAKGKD from the coding sequence ATGAGTGTCGTACATATGAAGGGGGACCAGCCGGGCGACCGTCCAGTGACGGGCAGCGGGATGGATCGGGTCGTCGAGACGCGCAAGCTGTCCAGGCGGACCAAGATCATGATCGGCGCCGGGACGCTGCTGGTCGCCGCCGTGCTTTTCTGGTTTCTCGCCCCGCGCGCCGGCTCGCAGACCGTCGCGGCCGACCGGCTGACGATCTCGCCCGTCCGGACCGGCAAGTTCGAGGATTTCATTCCGCTCCGCGCCCGCGTCACCCCGCTCCTCACCGTCTATCTCGATTCGATCGAGGGCGGCCGGGTCGAGAAGGTGATCGCCGAGGACGGCGCCAGCCTCGCCAAGGGCGAACTGATCGTCGAGCTGTCCAATGCCGAGCTCCAGCTCTCCACGCTCGCCCGCCAGACCGAGGTCGAGCAGCAGATCAACAACATGCGCAGCCAGGAACTTGCCCTGGCCCAGACCCGCCTCGCCAATGAGCGCTCGATGATCGACGCCGATCTCGCCGCGACCAAGGCGCGCCGTCAATATGAGCGCGAGCAGCCGCTTGCCGCGCGCGGCTTCGTATCGGGCAAGCAGTTCAACGATACCCGGGATGACTATCTCTCCACGCAGAGGCGCATGGACGCCGTCCACCGCAGCCAGGCGACCGACGAGAAGCTCCAGGGCAGCCAGCTCGCCCAGCAACGCGCCTCCGCCGCTTCGATGCAGTCGAGCCTGAGCCTGGCCCGTGCCAATCTCGACGCGCTCAACCTGCGCGCGCCGGTCGCCGGCCAGCTTTCCGGCTTCTCGATCCAGGTCGGCCAGTCGCTCAAGCCCGGCGAGCGGATCGGCCAGATCGACAGCCCGGGCCGGAACAAGCTGATGGCCGGCGTCGACGAATTCTATCTCGGCCGCGTGCAGCTCGGCCAGAAAGCCAGCGTCGACTGGAACGGCAAGAACTTCGCCGCCAGGGTCACCAAGATCTACCCGCAGGTGCAGAACGGCCAGTTCCAGGTCGACCTGCAGTTCCTCGGTACGGAGCCGGCCAACATCCAGCGCGGCCAGACGCTTCAGGCCAAGCTGACGCTGGGCGATCCAGCCCCGGCGCGGCTGATCCCGGCCGGCGCCTTCTACAACGAGACCGGCGGCAACTGGGTATTCGTGGTGTCGCCCGACGGTGGCAGCGCGATGAAGCGCCCGGTCCGGCTCGGCCGCCGCAACCCCGATTCGATCGAGGTGCTCGAAGGGCTCGACCCGGGCGAGCACGTCATCACCTCCCCCTATACCGGTTTCGCCGACAAGGACCGGCTCGACCTGACGGCCAAAGGAAAGGACTGA
- a CDS encoding sigma-54 dependent transcriptional regulator, whose amino-acid sequence MGKSAEFDLCVVVDDDEDILTAARLLLRGLFNEVVTARAPDEAITAIAGRSADVVLLDANFARGATDAAEGLAWLDRLLAIDPDLVVVMITAHAGVNVAVEAMKRGATDFVSKPWSNERLLATVRTAASLRRSRRAVAVEKARVVAITDTKPGTNTPLIGQSPAMARVHSLISRAAPTEANVLVLGENGTGKEIVARELHAKSLRAPQPMLTVDLGAIATELIDSELFGHVKGAFTDARADRIGRIQAADGGTLFLDEIGNLPLHLQPKLLTVLEQRQVTPVGANRPIPVDIRVIAATNMTPQMLRDDRHFRQDLLFRLNTVEIELPPLRERREDVAALVSHFLDHYARRYNRPAPEITAGARAALAAHDWPGNVRALRHAIERAVILAGDVPLEAEDFPLGASAPRVAPDAVVTPAASELNLEKVERRLVEEALKKHGYNISMAATELGLSRAALYRRMEKHGL is encoded by the coding sequence ATGGGGAAATCGGCGGAATTCGATCTCTGCGTCGTGGTGGACGACGACGAGGATATATTGACCGCCGCGCGGCTGTTGCTGCGCGGCCTGTTCAACGAGGTGGTGACCGCGCGCGCGCCGGACGAGGCGATCACCGCGATCGCCGGCCGGTCGGCCGATGTCGTGCTGCTCGACGCCAATTTCGCGCGCGGGGCGACTGATGCGGCGGAAGGACTTGCCTGGCTCGACCGGCTGCTCGCGATCGACCCGGATCTGGTGGTGGTGATGATCACGGCGCACGCCGGCGTGAACGTCGCGGTGGAGGCGATGAAGCGCGGGGCGACCGATTTCGTGTCCAAGCCCTGGTCGAACGAGCGCCTGCTCGCGACCGTGCGCACCGCTGCGTCGCTTCGCCGTTCGCGCCGCGCGGTTGCGGTGGAGAAGGCGCGCGTGGTCGCGATCACCGATACCAAGCCCGGCACCAATACCCCGCTGATCGGCCAGTCGCCGGCGATGGCGCGCGTCCACTCGCTGATCTCCCGCGCGGCACCGACCGAGGCGAACGTGCTGGTGCTCGGCGAGAACGGCACCGGCAAGGAGATCGTCGCGCGCGAGCTGCACGCCAAGTCGCTGCGCGCGCCCCAGCCGATGCTGACGGTCGATCTCGGCGCGATCGCGACCGAACTGATCGATTCCGAGCTGTTCGGTCATGTGAAGGGCGCCTTCACTGATGCGCGCGCGGATCGCATCGGCCGAATCCAGGCGGCCGACGGCGGCACGCTGTTCCTCGACGAGATCGGTAATCTGCCGCTCCACCTCCAGCCGAAGCTGCTGACCGTGCTTGAGCAGCGCCAGGTCACGCCGGTCGGCGCCAACCGGCCGATTCCGGTCGATATCCGGGTGATCGCGGCGACCAATATGACGCCGCAGATGCTGCGCGACGACCGTCATTTCCGGCAGGACCTGCTCTTTCGGCTCAACACCGTCGAGATCGAGCTGCCGCCCCTGCGGGAGCGACGCGAGGACGTGGCCGCGCTGGTCAGCCATTTCCTCGATCATTATGCCCGGCGCTACAACCGGCCGGCGCCCGAGATCACCGCCGGGGCCCGGGCTGCGCTCGCCGCGCATGACTGGCCGGGCAATGTCCGCGCGTTGCGCCATGCGATCGAACGGGCCGTGATCCTGGCGGGCGATGTGCCGCTCGAGGCGGAGGATTTCCCGCTCGGCGCCTCTGCGCCGCGTGTCGCGCCCGACGCGGTGGTCACCCCGGCTGCGTCCGAGCTCAATCTGGAGAAGGTCGAGCGCCGGCTGGTCGAGGAAGCGCTGAAGAAGCACGGCTACAATATCTCGATGGCGGCGACCGAACTCGGCCTGTCACGCGCGGCGCTTTATCGGCGGATGGAGAAACATGGGCTTTGA
- a CDS encoding ATP-binding protein: MGFDRRFTLVLGLWIGALLVALAGFIWSCEVEGLGATRIVAGLIVLFAARGLWNHVDRTNRTVARFVEALSSKDFAARFDGRGGAGFGELGRALDAAMRGLQDERDRSAREMRYLEALVDDMPVALLTVDEAHGATPANKAARRLFGRHQGVRPEDYAVYGATFASRLADDGEARQELLILRMPGGPQRAIVRTASLERLGLRIRVVTVEPVQGTLDTVEMAAQTDLVRVLTHEILNSLTPVTSLASTAAALLEAEPPDVPDARVAVTTLARRAEGLRGFIDSYRAVSHAPALRRRPFEAAPFVAELAKLFAAEWGDVRLIVEVKPDIVLDADPDLLAQVLINLLRNGAQAAHRGSGAHWVRLSLSAVSGRIWIEVEDSGTGVPRNLRRDIFLPFFTTRAEGTGVGLNLARQVVVAHGGSIDIADGRIGGALFRIIL, from the coding sequence ATGGGCTTTGACCGGCGGTTCACGCTTGTCCTCGGGCTCTGGATCGGGGCGTTGCTCGTGGCGCTCGCCGGATTCATCTGGTCCTGCGAGGTGGAAGGGCTGGGCGCGACGCGGATCGTCGCCGGGCTGATCGTGCTCTTCGCCGCGAGAGGCCTGTGGAATCATGTCGACCGCACCAACCGCACTGTGGCGCGCTTCGTCGAGGCGCTGAGCAGCAAGGATTTCGCCGCCCGTTTCGACGGGCGCGGCGGTGCCGGCTTCGGCGAACTGGGCAGGGCGCTCGATGCCGCGATGCGCGGGCTGCAGGACGAGCGTGACCGGTCGGCGCGGGAGATGCGCTATCTTGAGGCGCTGGTCGACGACATGCCGGTCGCGCTGCTGACGGTCGATGAAGCACATGGCGCGACGCCGGCCAACAAGGCTGCGCGGCGGCTGTTCGGACGCCACCAGGGTGTCCGGCCGGAGGATTACGCGGTCTATGGCGCGACCTTCGCGTCACGACTCGCCGACGACGGGGAGGCGCGGCAGGAATTGCTGATCCTGCGCATGCCCGGCGGGCCGCAGCGTGCGATCGTGCGGACGGCGTCGCTCGAGCGACTCGGCCTGCGCATCCGTGTTGTGACGGTGGAACCGGTTCAGGGCACGCTCGATACGGTCGAGATGGCGGCGCAGACCGATCTCGTTCGCGTGCTGACCCACGAGATATTGAACTCGCTCACCCCGGTGACCTCGCTGGCCAGCACCGCTGCCGCATTGCTCGAAGCGGAGCCGCCTGACGTGCCTGATGCACGCGTCGCGGTGACGACGCTTGCGCGCCGGGCCGAAGGGTTGCGCGGCTTCATCGACAGCTATCGCGCGGTTTCGCATGCGCCGGCCCTGCGCCGCCGTCCGTTCGAGGCCGCGCCTTTCGTCGCTGAACTGGCCAAGCTGTTCGCGGCTGAATGGGGCGATGTGCGGTTGATCGTTGAGGTCAAGCCGGACATCGTCCTCGACGCCGATCCCGACTTGCTGGCGCAGGTGTTGATCAATCTGCTGCGCAACGGGGCGCAGGCGGCGCATCGCGGCAGCGGTGCGCACTGGGTGCGGCTGTCGCTGTCGGCGGTCTCGGGGCGCATCTGGATCGAGGTCGAGGACAGTGGAACGGGCGTGCCGCGGAATCTGCGCCGCGACATCTTCCTGCCCTTCTTCACCACGCGCGCCGAAGGCACCGGGGTCGGCCTGAATCTCGCGCGGCAGGTCGTGGTGGCGCATGGCGGCTCGATCGACATTGCCGATGGTCGCATTGGCGGGGCGCTGTTCCGCATCATCCTGTGA
- a CDS encoding response regulator: protein MSATSPGSVLIIDDSLTVRAIIEEMLSSDRDLRVVGSAADIDTARMLIRQHQPSVITLDLAMPGIDGMTFLDELAASPHAPVLVVSSHTRDGSDTAHEAVARGAVACFDKAHLVSHAKDFRRALKKSARSKPRQPGLAAPST, encoded by the coding sequence ATGAGCGCAACGTCGCCGGGCAGCGTCCTGATCATCGACGATTCACTGACGGTGCGCGCGATCATCGAGGAGATGCTGTCCAGCGACAGGGACCTGCGGGTTGTCGGGTCGGCCGCTGATATCGATACTGCCCGCATGCTGATCCGGCAGCATCAGCCGAGCGTGATCACGCTCGACCTCGCGATGCCGGGGATCGACGGCATGACCTTTCTGGACGAACTCGCGGCGAGCCCGCACGCGCCGGTGCTGGTCGTTTCCTCACACACGAGGGATGGCAGCGACACTGCGCACGAAGCGGTCGCGCGCGGCGCCGTCGCCTGTTTCGACAAGGCGCATCTTGTCAGCCACGCCAAGGACTTCCGGCGGGCACTCAAGAAATCGGCCAGATCGAAACCGCGTCAGCCTGGTCTGGCCGCCCCCTCCACCTGA
- a CDS encoding response regulator — protein MTRSIYLVDDDDAVRASLHSLLSLQSDLLVRSFRSGDMFLTSASDLDPGVLLLDFHMPGSNGIDVLNALQDAEPKKYASVILTGEGNVGLAVQAMKAGALDFIEKPYEAETLLRTVDAAFSRLAQDSAAANHAEQARAKIDGLSPRERDVLMGLIEGRANKVIAYELDISPRTVEIYRANLMTKLGVRSLPEALRIAFAAGLIPQP, from the coding sequence ATGACCCGAAGCATCTATCTTGTCGACGACGACGATGCTGTCCGTGCGTCCCTGCATAGCCTGTTGTCGCTGCAGTCGGACCTGCTGGTCCGCAGCTTCCGCAGCGGCGACATGTTCCTGACCAGCGCATCCGATCTCGATCCCGGCGTGCTCCTGCTCGATTTCCACATGCCCGGATCGAACGGGATCGACGTGCTCAACGCGCTGCAGGACGCGGAGCCGAAGAAATATGCGTCGGTGATCCTGACCGGCGAGGGCAATGTCGGGCTGGCGGTCCAGGCGATGAAGGCAGGCGCGCTCGACTTCATCGAAAAGCCCTATGAGGCCGAGACGCTGCTGCGCACGGTCGACGCAGCCTTCTCCCGCCTGGCCCAGGACAGCGCCGCCGCCAATCATGCGGAACAGGCAAGGGCCAAGATCGACGGCCTCTCGCCGCGCGAGCGCGATGTGCTGATGGGTTTGATCGAGGGCCGGGCCAACAAGGTGATCGCCTATGAACTGGATATCAGCCCGCGCACCGTGGAAATCTATCGGGCCAACCTGATGACCAAGCTCGGGGTCAGGAGCCTGCCCGAGGCTTTGCGCATCGCCTTTGCGGCCGGGCTGATCCCGCAACCCTGA